A stretch of the Phycodurus eques isolate BA_2022a chromosome 15, UOR_Pequ_1.1, whole genome shotgun sequence genome encodes the following:
- the LOC133413313 gene encoding phospholipid-transporting ATPase ID-like isoform X4 → MNVQIGDVIKLENNQFVTADLLLLSSSEPLNVVYVKTAELDGETNLKMKQALTVTGRMGDSTEALARFNGEIKCEPPNNRLEIFKGTLTVDGQMYSLDNGRVLLRGCTLRNTEWCFGLVIFGGGSTGGPDTKLMQNSGKTTFKRTSIDHLMNILVLCIFVFLLSMCSVLAIGHGVWEMKEGSVFTVFLPPETGIDAPLSSFLCFWSYVILLNTVVPMSLFVSVEAIRLVNSYYIDWDRKMYYPKSDTPAQARTTTLNEELGQIKYIFSDKTGTLTRNIMTFNKCSINGKSYGELLDISGERIEITENTPRVDFSWNQLADPKFIFHDHNLVEIVREGNLKAQAFFRLLALCHTVMPEEKKQGALYYQAQSPDEGALVTAARNFGFMFHSRTPETITVVEMEKLVIYELLAVLDFNNVRKRMSVIVRNPEGKLTLYCKGADTIIFERLHTSCNTLMGVTTEHLNEYACDGLRTLVLAYKDLDESYVKEWMQCHHEASTIIEERDEKLDKLYEEIEKDLLLLGATAVEDKLQDGVPQTIEQLAKADIKIWVLTGDKQETAENIGYSCNMLQEEMDVFVVSANTAEGVKEELLSARKKMCPGAAEEPNVTKARAGLLWLRKTETVHDDKVDGKYALVINGHSLAFALEKGLELELLRTACMCQTVICCRVTPLQKAQVVKLVKKYKQAVTLAIGDGANDVSMIKAAHIGVGISGQEGMQAVLSSDFSFAQFRYLQRLLLVHGRWSYLRISKFLQYFFYKNFTFTFVHVWYAFFCGFSAQTVYDQWFVSMYNVVYTVLPVLGMSLFDQDVNDRWSSQYPQLYSPGPLNIYFNKKAMVCCMIHSCYSSLIVFFIPWAAMHNTVADNGKDTADYQSFALVVQTCLLIVVNIQLCLDTHYWTAVNQSFMWGSLVFYFATTFAMHSNDMFSIFASVFPFIGTARNTLSQPNLWLTIFLTCLLCGLPVVAFRFTIIQLWPTINDKVRHKVREEPLPGPATRRLPARRISTRRSSYAFSHTHGYGDLVTSRRFLLKCPLKSRNTLFKQTNSPLAQNQPQLYRAITGESEQQPR, encoded by the exons atgaatgttcaGATTGGAGATGTCATTAAACTGGAAAATAATCAGTTTGTCACA gCAGACCTACTTTTGCTCTCCAGTAGTGAGCCTCTCAATGTGGTTTATGTTAAAACAGCAGAATTAGATGG TGAAACCAATCTGAAGATGAAACAGGCCCTGACTGTAACTGGAAGGATGGGAGACAGCACCGAAGCGCTGGCCAGGTTTAATG GGGAAATAAAATGTGAGCCTCCAAACAATCGTCTGGAAATTTTTAAAGGGACACTGACAGTGGATGGACAAATGTACTCTTTGGATAACGGCAGAGTGCTTCTACGTGGATGCACTCTGAGAAACACAGAGTGGTGCTTTGGACTGGTTATCTTTGGAG GGGGTTCAACTGGAG GTCCAGACACGAAGCTGATGCAGAACAGCGGAAAGACGACATTCAAAAGGACTAGCATTGATCACCTCATGAATATTTTGGTGCTTTGT atttttgttttcctgctgTCCATGTGCTCCGTTCTGGCCATTGGTCATGGAGTCTGGGAGATGAAGGAGGGCTCAGTTTTTACTGTGTTCCTCCCTCCAGAAACTGGCATTGATGCTCCTCTCTCATCATTCCTCTGCTTCTGGTCTTATGTGATCCTCCTTAACACGGTGGTGCCCATGTCTCTCTTTGTCAG CGTGGAGGCCATTCGTCTGGTGAATAGTTACTATATTGACTGGGACAGGAAGATGTATTACCCCAAGAGTGACACTCCTGCTCAGGCGAGGACCACCACTCTGAATGAGGAGCTGGGTCAGATCAAATACATCTTCAGCGACAAGACTGGTACCCTGACGCGTAACATCATGACATTCAATAAGTGCTCGATCAATGGCAAAAGTTATG gggagCTCTTGGACATTTCAGGAGAGAGGATTGAAATAACAGAG AATACACCAAGGGTGGACTTCTCGTGGAACCAGCTAGCCGATCCAAAGTTCATTTTTCACGACCATAATCTGGTGGAAATTGTCAGGGAGGGCAACTTGAAGGCTCAGGCCTTCTTCCGTTTGTTGGCTCTGTGCCACACCGTGATGCCTGAGGAAAAGAAACAAG GGGCGCTTTATTACCAGGCGCAGTCTCCTGATGAAGGTGCTCTGGTCACCGCTGCGAGAAACTTTGGATTTATGTTCCACTCACGCACACCGGAAACCATCACAGTCGTGGagatggagaaactagtcatcTATGAACTTTTGGCTGTTTTAGACTTCAATAATGTGCGCAAGAGGATGTCAGTCATAG TGCGTAACCCCGAAGGGAAGTTGACTCTATACTGTAAAGGAGCAGACACCATCATTTTTGAGAGACTCCACACGTCCTGTAACACACTGATGGGCGTCACCACCGAACACCTCAAT GAATATGCATGTGATGGTCTCCGCACTTTAGTTTTGGCTTACAAGGATTTGGACGAGAGCTATGTAAAGGAGTGGATGCAGTGTCACCATGAGGCCAGCACCATCATTGAAGAAAGAGACGAGAAACTTGATAAGCTGTATGAAGAGATTGAGAAAGACTTGTTG CTGCTGGGAGCAACGGCTGTAGAAGACAAGTTGCAGGATGGTGTCCCACAGACAATAGAGCAGCTGGCCAAAGCTGACATCAAAATTTGGGTGTTGACCGGTGATAAACAAG AGACTGCAGAGAATATTGGCTATTCCTGCAATATGCTGCAAGAGGAGATGGACGTGTTCGTCGTGTCGGCAAATACAGCAGAAGGAGTCAAAGAGGAGCTTCT GAGtgcaagaaagaaaatgtgtcCAGGAGCAGCAGAGGAACCAAATGTGACCAAAGCTCGTGCAGGCCTCTTGTGGCTGCGGAAAACAGAAACTGTTCATGATGACAAAGTTGATGGAAAATATGCCCTTGTTATAAATGGACACAGTctg GCGTTTGCCTTGGAAAAAGGTTTGGAGTTGGAACTGTTGAGGACAGCATGTATGTGCCAAACTGTGATTTGCTGTAGGGTCACTCCACTACAGAAAGCCCAAGTTGTTAAGTTGGTCAAGAAATACAAACAGGCGGTCACGCTGGCCATTGGGGATGGTGCAAATGATGTCAGCATGATCAAGG CTGCACATATCGGTGTTGGTATCAGTGGTCAGGAGGGCATGCAAGCTGTTCTGTCCAGCGACTTCTCCTTTGCCCAGTTCCGCTATCTACAGCGTCTCTTGCTGGTGCACGGGCGCTGGTCGTATCTGCGCATATCCAAGTTTCTACAATATTTCTTTTACAAGAACTTCACCTTCACCTTTGTGCATGTCTGGTATGCCTTCTTCTGCGGGTTCTCAGCACAG ACTGTTTATGACCAGTGGTTCGTCAGCATGTACAATGTAGTGTACACAGTCCTCCCCGTCCTTGGCATGAGTCTCTTTGACCAG GATGTGAATGACCGCTGGAGTTCCCAGTATCCTCAGCTCTACTCACCGGGGCCTCTGAATATTTACTTCAATAAGAAAGCAATGGTGTGCTGTATGATCCACAGCTGCTACAGCTCCCTCATTGTCTTCTTCATCCCATGGGCGGCCATGCACAACACAGTCGCAGACAACGGCAAAGACACTGCAGATTATCAATCCTTTGCTTTAGTGGTGCAGACGTGTCTTCTCATTGTGGTCAACATCCAG ctCTGTCTAGACACTCATTACTGGACAGCTGTCAACCAGTCCTTTATGTGGGGCAGCCTGGTATTCTACTTCGCCACCACATTTGCCATGCACAGCAACGATATGTTCTCCATATTCGCCTCTGTATTCCCCTTCATCG GCACAGCGAGGAACACTCTGAGCCAGCCTAATTTGTGGCTGACAATATTCTTGACTTGccttctctgtggtcttccGGTGGTGGCTTTCCGTTTCACTATCATTCAGCTTTGGCCCACTATCAATGACAAG GTGAGACATAAAGTGCGTGAGGAGCCACTGCCAGGTCCTGCTACTCGCCGTTTGCCGGCTAGGCGAATCAGCACTCGCCGGTCGAGCTATGCCTTCTCTCATACTCATGGCTACGGTGATCTGGTGACATCGCGAAGATTCCTGCTTAAATGTCCTCTAAAGAGTCGGAACACAttgtttaaacaaacaaactctCCTCTGGCCCAGAACCAGCCACAACTCTATCGCGCCATCACAGGGGAGTCAGAGCAACAACCACGGTAA